Part of the Candidatus Saccharibacteria bacterium genome, GACAGAGACAGCAGCAGAGCCACCAACCGTAATCAACTCTGGACTGGTATTTGCTCCAGCAATTCGCTGTAATTCTGTTCGTGTTTCTGTTGGTAATGTATCGGCCTCAACCAGTAGTATGGTCGTAGAACCGTTAGCAAAGCTCGATGCTAACCCCATATCAATCTCTGAGCCGCCATTTACAATTACAACCCGGTCAATAGCCCCTGGGTTTGGAAATGTTTTCTTAGACACGTCGGCTGCGGTTGCATAGCGGTTTGAGCCACTGTATCGATATGGAGGGTATGCGTCAGATTCACATAAACCTTCTCGTACACAGCTGTCAAACTCGGCTATTTGCTCGGACTCGACGTCATTTACAGATGCTTCATCGGCAATATTTTGCGATACTTCAATTTCAATTTGTTCTAATCGTTCATCGGTTAAAACTGTGTCAGCATCCTCAACGTATTTTGAGGCTTGAGTCACAAGCTCGCTTGGTGCAACCGCTTCTTCAATTGTTGCATCGACAGATGCTGGTAGGTTTTCAGATAGGTTTGCATTGCTGTCGTCGGAACCACCCAGCGTAATAATGCTGACGATTCCCGCCACTACCACAAGTGCAGCAATACCTATAACGACAAATTTATTATTCTTTTTATTTGTTGGCTCAGGACCAGACGGAACTCCACCAAAGTTCTGTGTTGGCACATTTTGATTATTTGGATCCATTATGTTTCCTATTTTTTAGCTTATGCTTAATAGTGTGCCAGTAATTTCTATAATTGCAAACTCTTAAGATAGGCGTCGGACTTTAATGGTGTCGGTTCCGCCAATTTCGCCAGGATATTTACCAGACGTAATAACCACCACATCGTCTTTAGCAAGAATGTCATTTTTGCGAAGCCAGTCTGTCATGCGCTCCCCCACCTGTCGGCTTTGAGCTCGAACGTAACTTTTACCGCCGTAAACTAGCGCCAGTTGGTTAGCAACTTGCTGGTCGTGGGTAACCATAATAATCGGCATATTTGGTCGATGGCTAGCAAGGCTACGGGCTGTGTTGCCGCTTGCGGTCTCGGCTACAATTGCAGCTGCTTGCACTTGGTGCGCTAATGTCATAACAGCAGAGCTGATAGAACTTTGAATCGAATGATCTTCATCAATTAAATAGCGTGGCTCGACTGGTGCGTTGTCTTCGGTATAGCGAATAATTCGCTTCATATATTTTATAGAATCTTCTGGAAAATCACCGCTGGCGGTTTCGTCGCTTAACATAACGGCGTCTGTGCCCAAAATAACCGCCGTAGCGACATCTGACACCTCGGCCCGGGTCGGCGACGGAGCGTCGGTCATGCTCGCTAACATTTGAGTAGCAACAATACTGACTTTGCCGTGCTTCTGACATAAACCAATAATTTGTCGTTGCACAATCGGCACAGATTCTGGCTCGGTTTCGGTAGCTAAGTCACCACGAGCGACCATCACACCGTCAGACTCTTTTACAATTTCTTCAAGGTTTTGCGTGGCAGCTTTAGTTTCCACCTTAGTAATTACTTTAGCGTTGGAGCCAAGTTTTTTAAGTTCTTTCTTTAAAAGCCGAACGTCGTCGGCAGTTTGGACAAAGCTAAGCGCGACGTAATCTACGTCGTGTTCTTGACCAAAGCGAAGGTCTTCACGGTCTTTTTTAGTTAAAATGTCGCCTTCAAGATCGGTGTCTGGTAGGTTGATTCCTTTTCGACTACTAAATTTACCGTCATTTCGAATTTTGGCCTTTATAACACCGTTTTTTACATGCATAACTTCGGCATGCACCCGACCG contains:
- the pyk gene encoding pyruvate kinase, translated to MSKETPIHSYKRTKILATVGPSTNSRKSIENLIKNGANGIRLNFSHGTFQERVQQIAWIRSAARTVGKPVAVVQDLQGPKIRFGLLNDEIEVKAGNTISCVYGKEQAEDSDELPIQYDLTQKVKAGDRMLIADGRVHAEVMHVKNGVIKAKIRNDGKFSSRKGINLPDTDLEGDILTKKDREDLRFGQEHDVDYVALSFVQTADDVRLLKKELKKLGSNAKVITKVETKAATQNLEEIVKESDGVMVARGDLATETEPESVPIVQRQIIGLCQKHGKVSIVATQMLASMTDAPSPTRAEVSDVATAVILGTDAVMLSDETASGDFPEDSIKYMKRIIRYTEDNAPVEPRYLIDEDHSIQSSISSAVMTLAHQVQAAAIVAETASGNTARSLASHRPNMPIIMVTHDQQVANQLALVYGGKSYVRAQSRQVGERMTDWLRKNDILAKDDVVVITSGKYPGEIGGTDTIKVRRLS